The sequence below is a genomic window from Lolium perenne isolate Kyuss_39 chromosome 7, Kyuss_2.0, whole genome shotgun sequence.
GACGTCGGAGTGCGGCGGCGGCAGGTgggaagaactcggtggagggctggacatgatcgaacccgggaaagctgataccaaatgttatgtggctgctagggtttgggagggagagagggctgcgagggcgcgagaaggccggccgggggccttttgcccacggccgggcaagagggaatggatttccttcttaattcttgcttccttagattgatacatctgctctccatatatagagaggtttacttgactcccaagcaaggcttacttgacccctaagcaaaccataagactaacgggcccaggcccatgacgtactctaacagttacactacctcaacataacttCTCTTTTCTTTTCACATTGCTACAACATAACCTCAACATCCAAGCCAACAAAGATTTCTTCATGATTTATTCTATTGTTATTACTATGTAATAAACCAACTCAAAGAATAAACCTGGCACCGCACAAATGCAAACCTCAAAACCGACGAGCCGAGCTATGCATCATCGCCCTTTCAATCACCGTTTTATCCTCtccttttttttttcgaaatgggagcatcgccccggcctctgcatcaatagatgcacacagccttttattAAAAGTTTTAAAATTTAGAATTCATACAACTCATGGATCACATAAAGTGTACACAAAGATTAACCAAAGGAAAATAAAAAGAATGAGTCTCTTAAGCATCTTGTAATCTTCTAGTAAGCTGCCAGCCACCCAGGTTGTAGATATCCCGAGCTACCATCTCCAGACGGATGCATCCAGAATCCATATGTGTACGTTGTGCCTCCGGCAGAAGGTAAGACCATTCGTGGATCCAATGTGTAACCATACGGATAACCTGTAAAAAATGAGAGTTCGTACTCTTGTTAAAAACAATGTCATTACGGCAATTCCATATAGCCCACATCAAAGCACAAATACCCGTCCGGATTTGTTCTTTGGACCTTTTGTCGACTCCATTTagccaatttccaaacatattcGTAACATTGGCCGGCGGAGGGATATTAAAAGTAAATTGAATGGTTCTCCAAATAAGCTTAGCGAAGGGACAATCGAAAAATAAATGATTTATTGATTCATTAGCATCACAAAAGGCACATTTTTTACATCCATTCCAGTTCCGTTTAGCAAGGTTGTCTTTCGTAAGAATCACCTTTTTATATagaaaccacatgaaaatcttaatcTTCAGTGGTACCTTTATTTTCCAAATATATTTGCGCAAGAAAACCGTATGACCGTTCATTATATCCGCATACATAGATTTGACCGAAAAGATACCGGAAGTTGTTAATTTCCAAACAAAAATATCCGGATCTGCCGACAAGTTGATCCTAATTACCCAGGAAGGTGATTATACTTGCAAAAAATGCTCCTTCACTTTACACAGAGGCTGACACTGACCAAGGCAGGCAATAGAAACAGACACGGAGAGACAAAAACAGCTATGCTCCCTCTTGTATACCATGGGTTAACCAACCTTCTCCCCCGCCCCGGATGATATGTGCACTTAGACTAACTATATTTACCATTAACCTCAATCAAATGCCTGCCTGGGCCCTCCAGTTTGTGATCTCACTCAGGCTCCGAGGAACATCAACAGGTGTGGATGGCATATCCTGCTCAGAACCTCGAGCTGCAGAAATAGTCACTTGTTTAAACATTTGAACATCTAACTTCACTTGAGATAAAAATTCGCGTTTAATGGTACATATGGTCGTATGTGGTTTGGGTTGAACGATGCTTTGAGCTGCATCGGCTTCGTGTTAATATAGCCAACAATCGGCAGGGATAAGTACAAGGGTTGTTAACAACGTACGGGAGAAGGAGATCTATCGTTCTATCCTTATAGATTGGATAGGAACGATTACACATCTAAACTACCTTTCCCGTACGTGTCAACAGGAGATACAAAATACAAGTTCATTAACAGTACGGACATCAGACATGGAGAGGTTCTCAGCAAATTAAATGAACTACACAGAGGCCAAAACAGGCAACATTCAGCAAAAAATACGGGAACACCACCTTATCAATCCAAGTGGTTGTTTTTCTTTTCACCAAAATGAATGACTCATTCACAAGATGGCACACAGTTTTACTATGCTATGAAAGGTCAGTTAAAATACAGTGTTGCTTAATAATCCGTTTACTAGAAGAAGAACAAAATCCGGGAAATCACTGCTCCACCAATATCTCGTAAGCGTTTTGAACCATGTTTCATGATATCGTACCCGTGCCCAATTCGTTGTATCGTTCCACCTTTTCAGGTAAGCTCGAAAGTTGGTAGGTATTAATATACGTAGGGTACGAACAAActagaaaattgttcaaatttgaaagctgttcaaacatgaaaattgtgtAAAATTGAAAAATGTTAatatttattttttaaaaaaaaatgttcaaatttgacttTGTTTAGTTTAAAAGTCAAAGAATTTTAAATCGAACAAAATTCTAacttgaacaaatttcaaatttgaaaaaaattcaaatttgaacacaTTTATAATATAAACATTTTTTAaatcaaaacaaaaaaattctaaacAAATTTCGAAATTAGCAAACCAAGGCAGCAAAAACCAAAAAGACACTACCAAAAaccaaaaaaaacccaagaaacccTGAAAAAATCGAAAAACAAAGGGAAAAACCATACCTGCTAGGCGCTAATGGGCCGAGCCACCCCGTATGCCGCTTGTGAATCGCTCCTGCAATGAGCGGCGAATAGGGATTGTGTATGAACCATCATTTCTTCTCCCCGCCTCCTCCACACCTTCACCACAATATGTCGCCACTGACGAGGTATCGAGTCGTCAATGCCTtcagattgtagacttagggtttcgtgaAAATAGAGGAAAAATAGAACTCGATGATTGTCAGACGAACAAAGACGTCCAACTAAACAAAACACGGTGTCTAGGGTTTGCAATGATTCAATCCTTATTTCGACATTGGCTtcacctttatataggaggtgaaaCCGAGCGTACAAGTAAATAGTTATCGGGCCGCATTGTGCCTTTCTTTATATTGTTACAAGTTTCCTATATCAACACTACTTTCTTAATCCGAACATATTCATCTTCCTAGGCCTCCAAAGCTTCGAGTCCATGGGCCTTCGACTTCAACCATGGACCAGGGGTATATATGCGACATGCCCCttaggcatacctatgtcagCCGCCGACCAAATCTAGCACTGCAACCTCTAGATCCGTCATCATCGCAACACGATGAGTCTGGGGCACCGCTCAATCGTGTTGGGCACGGAGACGTGGTGATTCCTCTGCGTTGCCGCCTGAACGTGGAACTCCATCGGGCGCGGCGCACTCTCTGACAGGTTGCACACACGCCTTGTCTGTTCAGAGGGCGCGAGAAAGCGCGACGCTCGCCGCAGCACCAACATGGCTCTAGAGCCAGCGACGGCCTTCCGCGGCGGCGCCCTCAACATACAAGCGGGGAGCTCGCGCGCCGGGCTCCCTCTCACCCACCAATATGGTCCTCCACGGACGAGGAGATGGTCTTCACCGAGTCAGACACACAGTCCACCGACGAGGATTTGGGGAGCGAAATCGTCCTTGACAACTTCATCGACTGCTGGCCCGACGAGAGGGTGACGGTGAGTTTTCTGTATAGGACTCGCCGCACGGAGGCTGGAGAAATGAAGAAACGCCGCAAGGACCACAAGCTCAACAACCTGCTTTTCTAGGAGGGAGGCGGACATGCAGAACTTCATCGTCCTCGACTGAGACAACGAGTGAAGCTCGCCGACCGCGTCGCCGCCGGGTCCGTAGGAAACCTGACACCGCATTTTGGTATTTAGGTTTAGGCCGTGATTCATTTATTTATAGATTTTAGGCATTGTATAGTTTGAGTTATTAATGCACGTACTCCCTCTATTCACAAATAATGGACGGGTGGGTTTTCCAATGGATATTATGAAgtggagagacaattgcattggAAAGATACAAATCAATATCTCTCTTCTTTTTAATTTTCACCTCCAATAAGCTAAGAGCACATAGAAAGTGAAGATAACATGAATGTTCGATTTCCGGGCGATGAGAGAGAAGCAATTTTTGCTAATTTAAACTGCATTGGTAACGTAGAAGTAACTTGGACAAATTTTGAAAGCATCTCCATTCGCGTCCACTAACCGCGAATAAAAAATAGAGAAAAATTCTCTCCAATCGCGTCTTCCAAAGCTAAACAACCCTGCATTTTTTGTCCGACATCCCCGGTAGATACTCTGTGTATAGAGTCTCTATCGGAAACGTCGGACACGAAAACAGCGTCCGGGTGCATGCATGCATCCCCTAATCCCTACATGACATTTTCTTTTTCCACACTTTCTCTCATCCACTTTTCTCACGTGGGGTTGTCCtctctattaaaatgcatgcatccggacggTGTTTAAAAGACATGATTGGAAAAGGTCTCTTTTTAAATAGATTTTTGATCTCTTTTCGGCGATGTCTTCAAATGCGTCTCAAATCATGTGCCGGACGTTTATGCGAGCTTTAAAGGCCGGTGCATGCTCTTAGAAACCTAACCTCAGTGCATCTTCGACAGGATTACAATATTCCCCAATTTCGTAGGTTTGAAAGTTCGTCAATCCCCTTGTAGCTTTCAGAATCTATTCCGGTGACACATTTGGACACTTTGGGCACAAGTGACCGAAACCTAACAGATCACATAGCGGCACAGTACATGAATCTCTTTTTTGTTTTCTGGACTTTCTTCTATCAATAAAGAAACAACTGGATGCATGTGTCTGACAACAGGAGCAAGCGACTACAGTAACATGCAAGCAAAAAATCTCTTCTTATTCACTCGTTGTACCATGCAGTTGGTATAGTTGACCGCTACTAGCTAGGCTACGGCCAGTAGCGTCTTCCTGGGCCTGTTTCGGATGGGCGTGTGCTGATGGCTGCGGTGGCGCGGCTGCCCTCGCCGCTCCCGCGCTTCGTCGACGAGGATCTGCTGCCCCCGGCACTCCTCGCTGCAGAACCCTTGGTCCCCTCTGCGTACAACGTGGAGTTCATCAGCCACGGGTATAATCCAGGCATGGTCGAGAGTTTTTGGCCTGATGTGTATTAAGGTTGTTGAGTTTTGGTACCTGTACATGTAGACGTCCTTGTTGGGGCTGAGCTCTCTCCGGCAGAGGGAGCACGCCTTCAGGAAGCTGCAAGAAACGGCGGCGGCACGCAGCGGCTTGACCATCTGCTTGAGGACTATGTTGGCCGCGTGGGCGTGCCGGCCGTGTTGCTGGTGGTGGTGGCCGTGGCCGCCGGCTTGGTGCTCATGATGCACGAGGATCTGGAGCCCGACGACGAGGCCCTCGCGCCCAAGGCGAGCGGTGCTGCCGTCGCCGCTCATGGCCGCGCCGAGCAGGCTCCGGCGGTGGCACGCGGCGCCACCTTCCTCGCCGAGATGGAAGATGCTCTGTTTTCTCGGAAGCATGGCAGTGGTAGGAGTGGGATCGACGAGTGGTGGGAATTGTGGAACCAACTCCCTCCCGGTGGTTACCGCTTTCAGGCGTACGTGTAGCGTCGGAGAGGGGGTGATGGGGCGTGTGAAGGGGAGAGGAGTGATGGGTATTTAAAACCACTTGATGTTCCACAAAAGGTTTTTTTAATTACTTTCTTCCACAAgagccaatagggatgaagattcTTTCGGGCTTGGGCCCCAGATTTTAACATTTCTGGTACAATTCGAAGATATTTTGATTTACTTGAGCATGCGTTTACTTTTACGAATTATCCCAGCGACCAATCACCAGGCATACAACTAATTCACGCTTTTTCTGTTTTTGATGGGTATTTTTTTATTATAAATGCGACAAGTAAATAACGAAAAACGATAAAGGAAAACGCAACGAAGACGCAAAATTTAACGTGGAAAATCCCTCCAACACAGAGGGAAAAAAAGTTATACTCCCCACTTCACAATTAGCATGCGCTCTGGGTTTAGTCAAATTTGAACTTTGTTTAGTTTAATTAAATACTATATGTTAAAGAAAACTATTAAGATCTATAACATAGTAATAGTATTATTAGAAATATCATAATAGGATTGTTTCGGTATTATATGATTGATATTATGAATATTTTTTTTGAAAGTTGATCAAACTTTATGAGTTTGACTTCAACTAAACATAGAACGCAATGTAAATTAAAAACGGAGGAAGTATATGGTGCACGGTTGCATATTTTGTTTTAAGTTAGCGTAGTTGCACTTGCAAGAAGGAACAATTAGGCACTGTGCAACTTAGTCCCTCAAAAAAGAATCTATTGCGCCGCTTAGCCTAGTTTTGTTGGGTGGACGTATAGCATCGCGAAACCCAAGCTAAGTCCTTGTAGCTATATACAGACTTTGGATTTTGGTTAATTGACTTGTTTTTTCATATAGGAGAGAAAATTAAGTAGTTTCTATTAGCTAGGTATTATCCCTGCTCTGTAGAGAAAAGAATTGCAAGATATATATTTTCTTTTAAACTTGGTTTCCTTCTTTGTCGTGAAGAGATAGGCCCCCATCGCGCTAATAAAGGGAATGGTCAAAAAGTACGGTGACGGGCATTGCTGGCTTTGGTAGATTAGGCTGTGAGCATAACTTGCGACAACTAGAAGGAAGGTGAACAAGTGGGACCGTATCAAGAGGTGGAACGACAATTGTGATATGTCTGGGTTAAGGCGGGGCGATATCGTCAGAGAGGTACGAGAAGGATGGGCGGTGGCTGTAACCCTTATGGTATGGTATTGGGTGGGTGGTACTCCTAGCATTTCACGTGGTTGATGATGATTTAGGTGAGCAGGATATGGAGTGGCTAGGAGGCCTTGTGCTTAGACAATGGCTAGAGAATGTGGGTAGGTATATTTCTAGGTATGTGATTAAGAAACTTTCCCTATGTATGATTGTGCTAGAGGTTAGCTTCTCATTGTAAAAAATTCCGGGAAATATTGATTCTTCCCCTTCATGTTTGCGTAGCCAAAGGAAGCAGCAATGTGGTATTTGCGAGCTAGatgcgtgatacgtccaaaacgtatctactttcccgaacacttttgctattgttttgcctctaatttgtgtattttggatacaactaacacggactaacgctgttttcagcagaattgctctggtgtcttgtttttgtgcagaaattcaactttcgggaaaatcctcggaatttatatcaatgggcctattttaccagaagactctcggagccagaagggcaagccaggtggaggcccgagggccccacacaccaggccggcgcggcccgggggggtgggggcgccgccctagtgtgtggccccctcggctggcctccgacgaccccctctggactacttaaaggggttcgatctaaaaatcgcggggaagaagtcgaagtcgccagaaaccctccagtacgccgccacatcgcgaaactccgtctcgagggccagaagtctctgttctggcactccgccgggacggggaattggaggagatcatagccatcatcaccaccgacgcctctccatcgaccagcaatgtttcccccatccatgtgtgagtaattcccccgctgtaggctgaaggggatggtagggattggatgagattggtcatgtaatagcataagattgttagggcatagtgcctagtgtccgtaattggtactttgatgatattgttgcaacttgttatgcttaatgcttgtcactagggcccgagtgccatgatctcagatctgaacatgttattatttcatcatgatatgcattgttttatgatcttacatgcaagttgtatacacatgtcgctgtccggaaccaaaggccccgaagtgacagaaatcgggacaaccggaggggatggtagtgatgtgaggatcacatgtgttcacggagtgttaatgctttgctccggtactctattaaaaggagtaccttaatatccagtagattccctagaggcccggctgccaccggctggtaggacaaaagatgttgtgcaagtttctcattgcgagcacgtacgactatatatggaacacatgcctatggattgctttgtacttggacaccgctttattattatctgcaaatgccctgctttgattgttacatgagtttctttcatccatgcaacgcccgtcatccatccctgtgcctacagtattttaatcctgctgtttactataatcactactgctgtctgtgttactctgctgctgttatttcactactgctactgctataaaactgttactactgataaactcttgcgagcaagtctgtttccaggtgcagctgaattgacaactccgctgttgaggctttcaagtattctttgtctccccttgtgtcgaatcaataaattgggttttacttcccgcgaagactgctgcgatcccctatacttgtgggttatcaagacagttttctggcgccgttggcggggagcatagctttatttggaggttcacttggattgatattgttcgctgcaaattctccatcatgggtaaaactcgtgatcctaaagtcgccatattaccatccactacaagaaaaggtacaactctgagtacctctgctactcttgattcaccatctgtgataagtcaacttgtttcaccgccgcaagcttcacttgctggtacttctgctgaatctgaaaactctcataatattgataatgtttctgttgtgcttgatgatagtggttcattgggatccttcctagatgctacaattgctaggtctatacaaattgaaaatgctgaaactcctaatgaaaatgctgctacacctgttaattcacctgaacttgattattctagtgatgatcctgatgaggattatgtggagcttaatgatgattttattaatagatgcaatgctactgctgatgcaagaaaaattaaaaagtttctcgcacaatatactgttagacataagctatctcctgatcctaaatttgccacatctcctatatgcattaaggataaagattatgatttttctcttgatctatctcatatagctattgttgagaaaacacccttttgtggtactgaaaaagaaagtgctgtagaacacatgaatgaactttcttctatgagtagcctgttttctgatgatgttaagatgcgcatttatttcgttgctaaaatttttcctttctcattaaaggatgatgctaaaacttggtataataatttgcctcctggttctattaaaagtccaggtgatttgcttgatgttttctttcggaaatactttcctgctagtgctcaacatgctgctttacagaaaatttatagctttgaccaggaagatggagagaaattgcctgaaacatgggcaagattttgctctcttatcagggctcgacctagacatgatttggaaaagcatgatttacttgatatattctatagtggactaaccgttgagtctagggcatatttggatacttgtgctggttgtgttttcaggaaaagaactccagacgaagctgaagaattattggctaaaataggccggaatcatgatgattggaatacacctgaactaactccgacgccaatattgaagaagaggggtttaattaaattgaatgatgaagatatgagggaagccaagaaatctctcaaggagaaaggtattaaatccgaagatgtgaagaatctacctcccatagaagatatatgtgagataattcccccttcatccatgattgaggtaaactcccttcaacgctttactagggaagatattccgtatccgaaacctcctgctcaatgcttagatgagtttgataattatattgttaagcaagaaaattttaatatgagagtagagaatcatctagtggaaaattctcaagctattagcaatttgcatgatattgtggagagaacctccaatgatgttaagatgcttgttaaacattttcaagtggttcaaactcaaattgatcaactcactaaagtgcaaaatgacttgttaaaaaataattctaaagagaaacatgcttatgaagtaacaactagaggcggtgtctctacccaggatcctctatatcctgaagggcatcccaaaagagttgaacaagattttcaacgaattgaacctagtgctctttctaagaaaaagaagaagaaacataaaaatgttgtagaatcctctgaacctgttaatgatcccaaTAGTATTTctttttccgatgctgaaactgaaagtggtaatgaacatgataatgataatgataatgataagaatgatgcttctgataaagaagaggttgaggatgaacctaaaaagcatgctaaaaataaaaagtatactaaagaagattttattgctaagaaacatggtaatgaaagggaaccttgggtgcaaaagcaaatgccttttcctgctaagaaacttaaatcaaaggaagaagaacactataataaattttgtgattggatgaaacctttattcttgcaaatccctttgactgatgctattaaattgcctccttattcaaaatatatgaaagatattgtcactaacaaaaggaaaatccctaatgaggagatttccactatgcttgctaattactctttcaatggcaaagttccaaagaagttgggcgacccaggtatacgtactattccttgttctattaagaataattatgttagaactgctctatgtgacttgggagccggtgttagtgttatgccttttttctctttataagagactttatttagataagttcatacctactgatatatctttgcaaatggctgataaatatactgctattcctgttggtatatgtgaggatgttcctgttcaagttactaataactgcttgatattaactgattttgttgtgttggaaatgcctgaagatgataatatgtctattattcttgggagaccttttcttaacaccgcaggggctgttattgattgcaataaaggaaaagttactttcaatgttgatgacaaggagcatactatttattttcccaagaggattgataaagtatgtggagttaatactatttctaatgtgagaactatcaaagttggaacaattgattgtcctatatatgagcctaaagaaggttatcaaaattttatgattggatccatatcaatacaattcaaggtaacatgattgatttgagttttatttcttcttatgctatgtaaaatttatttggtggcaagacttgatcaaccttgttaacaaatactttttatatgcatagaggaggtaaacaacatttctttcttcctccacttgttctacttgctgtagcacttttgttttgcaaagttccttagttaattagagatttcaaaaaaattcctggccagtaataataaacttaatacccagaaatgtgcatttttcaaagttttcaaaaattcacaaaaattataccgttggtcctatttttcgaaaatgcacctaggagcacctggggatgacccgtggggcaccccagggtggcaccccacaggccggcgcggccagcaaggggggccgccaccctggtgtgtgggctcccccttgccccactttagcatctcttcctcccacactcttctctctcccgaaaaaactcgcaccagctttctctcactcgcgtttctgctcaagagctcaagatttctcgatctctttgctcagcccagatttctgtctgaaatttggcatatttgctctccggtatgtgtctcctccgattatccaagtagaattttgtttggttgagtatatcttgaatattttgctgttgtaggtaacatgtttagtgagcttgcatgcttgttctaagttgtagaaactagttttgatgcatgattagtactctagcaagttactatagtagttcccctcaattatatgtcaccaaatcaaattttataattttTGTTGAaatatttcagaaaaggaagatggataatttcaactttggagaagtgtttgagagagagacgacaagcaccggaaggccctctaggaccgccacccaattcaggcgatcctacaatgaggatgtcatcgcgccaagcttcgagcccgaagaagacaatggagttcctaacgcttcatctttcccatgttaagactttttgagtaatgcagggttgc
It includes:
- the LOC127318470 gene encoding uncharacterized protein codes for the protein MLPRKQSIFHLGEEGGAACHRRSLLGAAMSGDGSTARLGREGLVVGLQILVHHEHQAGGHGHHHQQHGRHAHAANIVLKQMVKPLRAAAVSCSFLKACSLCRRELSPNKDVYMYRGDQGFCSEECRGQQILVDEARERRGQPRHRSHQHTPIRNRPRKTLLAVA